Genomic DNA from uncultured Desulfosarcina sp.:
GTTACGGACACGGTCAACACAACGGTCGAATAACCGGCAATGCACCGTTGCGCAACTTCCGCAATTCCCGCCGCCAGCGGCGGGAATTGCGGGCAACCGAACGTTTACGAACGAAACGAAACCATGGCCATGGGACCCACAAACAAAATCCTTATCGCCGATCGAAATCCCCGCATCCGGGAGTTTCTCAGACGCGAACTTGCCGCCAACGGCCACCGGGTCCGCTCGGTGAACAACGCCAGGGATCTGCTGAAAGTGATCTACAGCGACAATCGCATCGACCTGCTGATCCTGGATCCGGACTTTCCCTATATGGATGCCGTCGAACTGGCCCACAAAATCATTGATCGCGTTCCGCAAATCCCGGTCGTCCTGCATTGCATCCGCGGAACCAGGGACCTTTCCGGCTTTGACGGAACCAATGCGGTTCACATCGAAAAAAATGGCCAAAGCGTCGAGGTCCTCAAGGAAACCATCCGTCGGATGCTTTAGCGCCTTTTTACATGCTGTAAAATATACGGACAACCTACCGCCGCCGGCCGACCGCCGGCAACGCGCTCACCTTCCTGTTTTTCGAGCTTTTTCATGAAGTTCCCCACCATTTAAAAGCTTGGCATCCACATTGCTCTACTCAAGCATGAATTTTCCGAAAGCGAGGCGATGGCAATGGAGAAATCGACCTACAGCACCGTCAGGCGCTTTGTCCTGGCCAACATGATCATTTTGCCGCTGATTCCCTTCCTTCTGGCCCTGGGCGTCGGCAACCACTCTTTTTCGCGTTCGATCCACAACAGCACCATAGCCG
This window encodes:
- a CDS encoding response regulator, producing the protein MGPTNKILIADRNPRIREFLRRELAANGHRVRSVNNARDLLKVIYSDNRIDLLILDPDFPYMDAVELAHKIIDRVPQIPVVLHCIRGTRDLSGFDGTNAVHIEKNGQSVEVLKETIRRML